In one Amaranthus tricolor cultivar Red isolate AtriRed21 chromosome 8, ASM2621246v1, whole genome shotgun sequence genomic region, the following are encoded:
- the LOC130821377 gene encoding uncharacterized protein LOC130821377 isoform X1 gives MGTKLQIENCLPAHYSMNDLNRGSNGASWPYFGESNLSDGQFYFGFLPRTVADSHPEYEQDVVKQTMLEHEAVFKIQVNELHRLYSVQRDLMDEVIRKEQFKRRIPNETCSSSSHVPSQMQREDMQRWKCPNLPVSNSACGTPPLSILDTVQSSSCSAKGKSIQTDPTSFPNCYSPKNLESECRPTKHRRRMLDLDLPADEYIDTDEVVQVNDVKDSDYMSLSTDKNGNFAYGNGKLFMGQGDASKSDLHDSQPRALADLNDPVNVEEETSVSVDFLHRGGCHHDANYRDISTRFLSPTKDVNQNLKNGSTNGALNDVHFENRVMGSDWFSNALKSESNGCMRSINHDTGPEKISALTQPVQFLLDQATKPPAFLDCDRINGEPWKAKSGSIIEKSDRGLTLSSSNVLGAVASHLPKQTDIFNPSDFSKSWDQSASSCGKPGSFFGHKPISVQTSPYLSSAITSKSPQSSCQGNGFFGNNKWNLNSSPSALGTEMPARKDIHEGSSSSFIGFDYVNSNYSDRKALCSGINFFDATSYTDGNPVKDMNLNVTPSNGLSDDHIGEHHVIIIDNDKKSDPLAILPWLRGKGSCSKEAENSRKGFNSLESACEVGVKAEIPDYSKKILGVPIFENPPKPKKEVSNTLISHNCSGNKEGGSVGRKRGFDINLNCDVTEEDMVLEEKTQIVSDNRRHRFDLNSCIIDEEYSCETCDLFAEKGTCIRVGTGIDLEAPIIIENEDVIANPRDEDSFIKDPEKMLEFPKHDDDEETELATSVAAAIVSLSSCVNLSQPKEATCLDEETDLDNPLHWFVDIACSNNGNDVEFTDYWLSDGLDDFELMILRQKECNEDEYFPKSSFPEVPNVEEKGVCALTTTRTRKGHGRRGRQKRDFQRDILPGLTSLSRHEVTEDLQVFGGLMRATGHTWHSAPNRKNASRNGCGRGRRRSVSAAAAAAPAPLNTVCALPLTQQPHQLLSNNTEGVLEDQNLTGWGKTRRPRRQRYPTVKFHPLDRTKCNIETF, from the exons ATGGGAACAAAACTTCAGATTGAGAATTGCTTGCCTGCACATTACTCAATGAACGATCTTAATCGTGGCTCTAATGGTGCTAGTTGGCCTTATTTTGGTGAGAGCAATTTATCCGACGGacaattttattttggtttCCTTCCAAGGACTGTTGCCGATTCGCATCCAGAATACGAACAGGATGTTGTAAAACAGACGATGCTTGAGCATGAAGCCGTATTCAAGATTCAG GTTAATGAATTACATCGACTGTATAGCGTACAAAGAGATTTGATGGATGAGGTTATAAGGAAAGAACAATTTAAACGGCGAATTCCTAATGAAACTTGTTCTTCTTCGAGTCATGTACCATCCCAGATGCAACGTGAGGATATGCAAAGATGGAAGTGTCCGAACCTTCCTGTTTCAAACTCAGCCTGTGGCACACCTCCCCTATCGATTCTCGATACTGTTCAGTCATCATCATGTTCTGCCAAAGGAAAGAGCATACAAACGGATCCCACTTCATTTCCAAATTGCTATAGCCCGAAGAATTTGGAGTCAGAGTGTAGACCCACAAAACATAGAAGACGAATGCTTGATCTGGATCTCCCCGCTGACGAGTATATTGACACCGATGAAGTGGTACAAGTCAATGATGTAAAAGATTCTGATTACATGAGCTTATCAACCGATAAAAATGGAAATTTTGCATATGGGAATGGAAAACTATTTATGGGTCAGGGCGATGCATCGAAATCTGATTTGCATGACAGCCAACCGAGGGCTTTGGCGGACTTGAATGATCCTGTAAATGTGGAAGAGGAAACCTCTGTCTCAGTTGATTTTCTACATCGAGGTGGCTGTCACCATGATGCTAACTACAGGGATATCTCTACGAGATTTTTAAGTCCGACTAAGGACGTTAATCAGAACCTCAAGAATGGCAGCACAAATGGGGCGTTGAATGATGTACACTTTGAAAATAGAGTTATGGGCTCAGACTGGTTTAGCAATGCATTAAAATCAG AAAGCAACGGCTGTATGAGATCCATCAATCATGATACCGGTCCAGAAAAAATTTCTGCACTGACGCAGCCAGTACAATTTCTGCTTGATCAAGCCACTAAGCCTCCAGCTTTTCTGGACTGTGATCGTATCAACGGAGAGCCATGGAAAGCAAAATCTGGTAGCATCATAGAAAAATCCGACAGAGGTTTAACTTTGTCAAGCTCCAATGTTCTTGGAGCAGTTGCTTCTCATCTTCCGAAACAAACTGATATTTTTAATCCCTCTGATTTCAGCAAGTCATGGGATCAAAGTGCCTCCTCTTGCGGGAAACCCGGCAGTTTTTTCGGCCATAAACCCATATCTGTCCAAACAAGTCCATATCTAAGTTCCGCTATCACGAGCAAGAGTCCTCAATCTTCTTGTCAGGGCAATGGCTTCTTCGGCAATAATAAGTGGAACCTAAATAGCTCCCCTTCAGCTTTAGGGACAGAAATGCCCGCAAGAAAAGATATTCATGAAGGTTCCTCGTCTTCTTTTATAGGTTTTGATTATGTAAATAGCAATTACAGTGATAGAAAAGCGCTTTGTTCCGGTATAAATTTCTTCGATGCTACAAGTTATACTGATGGCAATCCTGTGAAAGATATGAACTTGAATGTGACTCCTTCGAATGGCTTGTCCGATGATCATATCGGCGAGCACCATGTTATAATCATTGACAATGACAAGAAGTCGGATCCTCTAGCCATTTTGCCTTGGCTTCGAGGAAAGGGATCTTGCAGTAAGGAGGCTGAGAATTCAAGGAAAGGTTTCAACTCACTTGAATCAGCATGTGAGGTCGGTGTGAAAGCCGAAATTCCTGATTATAGCAAAAAAATTCTCGGtgtacccatttttgaaaaccCTCCAAAACCGAAGAAAGAGGTTTCGAACACTTTGATTAGTCACAATTGTTCCGGAAACAAGGAAGGTGGAAGCGTTGGGAGAAAACGTGGTtttgatattaatttaaattgtgacGTCACAGAAGAGGACATGGTTCTAGAAGAGAAAACCCAAATTGTATCTGATAATCGGAGACATCGTTTTGATCTCAATTCTTGTATAATTGACGAGGAATATTCATGTGAAACGTGTGATCTGTTTGCAGAAAAGGGAACCTGCATAAGGGTTGGCACCGGTATAGATTTGGAAGCCCCCATAATAATTGAAAACGAGGATGTTATTGCGAATCCTCGGGATGAAGATTCTTTTATAAAAGATCCCGAAAAGATGTTAGAGTTTCCCaaacatgatgatgacgaagaaaCTGAACTTGCCACGTCGGTGGCAGCCGCAATTGTTTCCCTTTCGTCGTGTGTTAATCTAAGTCAACCCAAGGAAGCGACTTGCCTTGACGAAGAAACTGATTTGGATAATCCCCTTCATTGGTTTGTCGATATTGCTTGCTCTAATAATGGAAATGATGTTGAATTTACGGATTATTGGTTATCTGACGGTTtggatgattttgagttgatgaTTCTGAGACAGAAAGAGTGCAATGAAGACGAGTACTTTCCTAAATCGAGCTTCCCAGAAGTCCCAAATGTTGAAGAAAAGGGTGTGTGTGCCTTAACTACGACTAGAACACGGAAAGGGCATGGTCGTAGAGGAAGGCAAAAACGGGACTTTCAGAGAGACATTCTCCCGGGCCTTACGTCACTTTCTAGGCACGAAGTAACCGAAGACCTTCAGGTTTTCGGAGGCCTAATGAGAGCTACTGGTCATACTTGGCATTCCGCACCAAATCGGAAGAATGCTTCTAGAAATGGATGTGGTAGAGGCAGGCGAAGGTCTGTTTCAGCAGCAGCCGCAGCCGCCCCAGCACCATTAAACACAGTATGCGCCCTTCCATTGACTCAGCAGCCCCATCAGCTGCTAAGTAACAATACTGAAGGGGTTTTGGAAGATCAGAATCTGACAGGATGGGGAAAAACTAGACGTCCCCGAAGACAAAGGTACCCTACAG TGAAATTTCATCCTTTGGATCGTACTAAATGCAACATTGAAACGTTTTGA
- the LOC130821377 gene encoding uncharacterized protein LOC130821377 isoform X2 gives MGTKLQIENCLPAHYSMNDLNRGSNGASWPYFGESNLSDGQFYFGFLPRTVADSHPEYEQDVVKQTMLEHEAVFKIQVNELHRLYSVQRDLMDEVIRKEQFKRRIPNETCSSSSHVPSQMQREDMQRWKCPNLPVSNSACGTPPLSILDTVQSSSCSAKGKSIQTDPTSFPNCYSPKNLESECRPTKHRRRMLDLDLPADEYIDTDEVVQVNDVKDSDYMSLSTDKNGNFAYGNGKLFMGQGDASKSDLHDSQPRALADLNDPVNVEEETSVSVDFLHRGGCHHDANYRDISTRFLSPTKDVNQNLKNGSTNGALNDVHFENRVMGSDWFSNALKSESNGCMRSINHDTGPEKISALTQPVQFLLDQATKPPAFLDCDRINGEPWKAKSGSIIEKSDRGLTLSSSNVLGAVASHLPKQTDIFNPSDFSKSWDQSASSCGKPGSFFGHKPISVQTSPYLSSAITSKSPQSSCQGNGFFGNNKWNLNSSPSALGTEMPARKDIHEGSSSSFIGFDYVNSNYSDRKALCSGINFFDATSYTDGNPVKDMNLNVTPSNGLSDDHIGEHHVIIIDNDKKSDPLAILPWLRGKGSCSKEAENSRKGFNSLESACEVGVKAEIPDYSKKILGVPIFENPPKPKKEVSNTLISHNCSGNKEGGSVGRKRGFDINLNCDVTEEDMVLEEKTQIVSDNRRHRFDLNSCIIDEEYSCETCDLFAEKGTCIRVGTGIDLEAPIIIENEDVIANPRDEDSFIKDPEKMLEFPKHDDDEETELATSVAAAIVSLSSCVNLSQPKEATCLDEETDLDNPLHWFVDIACSNNGNDVEFTDYWLSDGLDDFELMILRQKECNEDEYFPKSSFPEVPNVEEKGVCALTTTRTRKGHGRRGRQKRDFQRDILPGLTSLSRHEVTEDLQVFGGLMRATGHTWHSAPNRKNASRNGCGRGRRRSVSAAAAAAPAPLNTVCALPLTQQPHQLLSNNTEGVLEDQNLTGWGKTRRPRRQRYPTGNRTPPPVPLT, from the exons ATGGGAACAAAACTTCAGATTGAGAATTGCTTGCCTGCACATTACTCAATGAACGATCTTAATCGTGGCTCTAATGGTGCTAGTTGGCCTTATTTTGGTGAGAGCAATTTATCCGACGGacaattttattttggtttCCTTCCAAGGACTGTTGCCGATTCGCATCCAGAATACGAACAGGATGTTGTAAAACAGACGATGCTTGAGCATGAAGCCGTATTCAAGATTCAG GTTAATGAATTACATCGACTGTATAGCGTACAAAGAGATTTGATGGATGAGGTTATAAGGAAAGAACAATTTAAACGGCGAATTCCTAATGAAACTTGTTCTTCTTCGAGTCATGTACCATCCCAGATGCAACGTGAGGATATGCAAAGATGGAAGTGTCCGAACCTTCCTGTTTCAAACTCAGCCTGTGGCACACCTCCCCTATCGATTCTCGATACTGTTCAGTCATCATCATGTTCTGCCAAAGGAAAGAGCATACAAACGGATCCCACTTCATTTCCAAATTGCTATAGCCCGAAGAATTTGGAGTCAGAGTGTAGACCCACAAAACATAGAAGACGAATGCTTGATCTGGATCTCCCCGCTGACGAGTATATTGACACCGATGAAGTGGTACAAGTCAATGATGTAAAAGATTCTGATTACATGAGCTTATCAACCGATAAAAATGGAAATTTTGCATATGGGAATGGAAAACTATTTATGGGTCAGGGCGATGCATCGAAATCTGATTTGCATGACAGCCAACCGAGGGCTTTGGCGGACTTGAATGATCCTGTAAATGTGGAAGAGGAAACCTCTGTCTCAGTTGATTTTCTACATCGAGGTGGCTGTCACCATGATGCTAACTACAGGGATATCTCTACGAGATTTTTAAGTCCGACTAAGGACGTTAATCAGAACCTCAAGAATGGCAGCACAAATGGGGCGTTGAATGATGTACACTTTGAAAATAGAGTTATGGGCTCAGACTGGTTTAGCAATGCATTAAAATCAG AAAGCAACGGCTGTATGAGATCCATCAATCATGATACCGGTCCAGAAAAAATTTCTGCACTGACGCAGCCAGTACAATTTCTGCTTGATCAAGCCACTAAGCCTCCAGCTTTTCTGGACTGTGATCGTATCAACGGAGAGCCATGGAAAGCAAAATCTGGTAGCATCATAGAAAAATCCGACAGAGGTTTAACTTTGTCAAGCTCCAATGTTCTTGGAGCAGTTGCTTCTCATCTTCCGAAACAAACTGATATTTTTAATCCCTCTGATTTCAGCAAGTCATGGGATCAAAGTGCCTCCTCTTGCGGGAAACCCGGCAGTTTTTTCGGCCATAAACCCATATCTGTCCAAACAAGTCCATATCTAAGTTCCGCTATCACGAGCAAGAGTCCTCAATCTTCTTGTCAGGGCAATGGCTTCTTCGGCAATAATAAGTGGAACCTAAATAGCTCCCCTTCAGCTTTAGGGACAGAAATGCCCGCAAGAAAAGATATTCATGAAGGTTCCTCGTCTTCTTTTATAGGTTTTGATTATGTAAATAGCAATTACAGTGATAGAAAAGCGCTTTGTTCCGGTATAAATTTCTTCGATGCTACAAGTTATACTGATGGCAATCCTGTGAAAGATATGAACTTGAATGTGACTCCTTCGAATGGCTTGTCCGATGATCATATCGGCGAGCACCATGTTATAATCATTGACAATGACAAGAAGTCGGATCCTCTAGCCATTTTGCCTTGGCTTCGAGGAAAGGGATCTTGCAGTAAGGAGGCTGAGAATTCAAGGAAAGGTTTCAACTCACTTGAATCAGCATGTGAGGTCGGTGTGAAAGCCGAAATTCCTGATTATAGCAAAAAAATTCTCGGtgtacccatttttgaaaaccCTCCAAAACCGAAGAAAGAGGTTTCGAACACTTTGATTAGTCACAATTGTTCCGGAAACAAGGAAGGTGGAAGCGTTGGGAGAAAACGTGGTtttgatattaatttaaattgtgacGTCACAGAAGAGGACATGGTTCTAGAAGAGAAAACCCAAATTGTATCTGATAATCGGAGACATCGTTTTGATCTCAATTCTTGTATAATTGACGAGGAATATTCATGTGAAACGTGTGATCTGTTTGCAGAAAAGGGAACCTGCATAAGGGTTGGCACCGGTATAGATTTGGAAGCCCCCATAATAATTGAAAACGAGGATGTTATTGCGAATCCTCGGGATGAAGATTCTTTTATAAAAGATCCCGAAAAGATGTTAGAGTTTCCCaaacatgatgatgacgaagaaaCTGAACTTGCCACGTCGGTGGCAGCCGCAATTGTTTCCCTTTCGTCGTGTGTTAATCTAAGTCAACCCAAGGAAGCGACTTGCCTTGACGAAGAAACTGATTTGGATAATCCCCTTCATTGGTTTGTCGATATTGCTTGCTCTAATAATGGAAATGATGTTGAATTTACGGATTATTGGTTATCTGACGGTTtggatgattttgagttgatgaTTCTGAGACAGAAAGAGTGCAATGAAGACGAGTACTTTCCTAAATCGAGCTTCCCAGAAGTCCCAAATGTTGAAGAAAAGGGTGTGTGTGCCTTAACTACGACTAGAACACGGAAAGGGCATGGTCGTAGAGGAAGGCAAAAACGGGACTTTCAGAGAGACATTCTCCCGGGCCTTACGTCACTTTCTAGGCACGAAGTAACCGAAGACCTTCAGGTTTTCGGAGGCCTAATGAGAGCTACTGGTCATACTTGGCATTCCGCACCAAATCGGAAGAATGCTTCTAGAAATGGATGTGGTAGAGGCAGGCGAAGGTCTGTTTCAGCAGCAGCCGCAGCCGCCCCAGCACCATTAAACACAGTATGCGCCCTTCCATTGACTCAGCAGCCCCATCAGCTGCTAAGTAACAATACTGAAGGGGTTTTGGAAGATCAGAATCTGACAGGATGGGGAAAAACTAGACGTCCCCGAAGACAAAGGTACCCTACAGGTAATCGTACGCCTCCTCCAGTACCTTTGACCTAA